One genomic region from Thermomicrobium sp. 4228-Ro encodes:
- a CDS encoding M20 metallopeptidase family protein, whose protein sequence is MHWDELVQVTPELDAWLRETRRYLHMHPELSLQETNTARLVAGHLRELGIEYRSGLGGDGRSLFMSPEALRAAGIQPGPPTGGNGILAVIRGDRGPGRTVLLRADMDALPIDEQNDVQYRSTRPGVMHACGHDAHTTILLGVAELLNQLRDRFAGTVKLMFQPAEEGPGGAAAMVADGILDDPPVDAAFALHVDSTRRAGEVAVSPGPATAAADTFRIVVRGVGGHAAKPQAAVDPIVIAAHIVVALQTLVSRETNPLDSAVITVGKLHAGTATNIIPDHAVLEGTVRTYSPSVRDHIERRIAELARSIAQAMRAEADTVYLRGYPAMHNDPELTALARQVATELLGPDRVFDREPLMAGEDFAFVAQRVPVCMISLGVANPERGIVYPPHHPRFDLDEDALAVGVRLLTAIALRYLGAA, encoded by the coding sequence ATGCACTGGGATGAACTTGTCCAGGTGACACCGGAACTCGATGCCTGGCTTCGGGAAACCCGTCGCTACCTGCACATGCACCCCGAACTCTCGCTGCAAGAGACCAACACCGCTCGCCTCGTCGCCGGGCATCTCCGCGAGCTCGGTATCGAGTACCGATCCGGCCTGGGTGGGGACGGTCGCTCCCTCTTCATGTCACCGGAAGCTTTGCGTGCAGCTGGCATCCAACCTGGACCGCCGACCGGTGGAAACGGCATCCTGGCAGTGATCCGCGGCGACCGCGGGCCCGGGCGAACCGTCTTGCTCCGTGCCGACATGGACGCGCTGCCGATCGACGAGCAGAACGACGTCCAATATCGCTCGACGCGGCCTGGTGTTATGCACGCCTGCGGGCACGATGCCCACACAACTATCCTCCTCGGTGTCGCCGAGCTCTTGAACCAGCTCCGCGATCGCTTCGCTGGCACCGTCAAGCTTATGTTCCAACCCGCCGAGGAAGGGCCGGGCGGCGCGGCCGCGATGGTCGCCGACGGTATCCTCGATGATCCCCCCGTCGATGCCGCCTTCGCCCTGCACGTCGATAGCACGCGTCGCGCCGGGGAGGTTGCCGTCTCGCCGGGGCCTGCCACCGCTGCCGCCGATACGTTCCGGATCGTCGTGCGCGGCGTCGGTGGGCACGCCGCCAAGCCGCAGGCTGCGGTCGACCCGATCGTCATCGCGGCGCACATCGTCGTCGCACTGCAAACGCTCGTCAGTCGCGAGACGAATCCGCTCGATTCAGCCGTCATCACGGTCGGCAAGCTCCACGCCGGCACAGCGACCAACATCATCCCTGACCATGCCGTGCTCGAGGGTACGGTCCGCACCTATTCGCCGAGCGTTCGCGACCACATCGAACGACGTATCGCTGAACTCGCCCGCAGCATCGCGCAGGCGATGCGGGCCGAGGCCGACACGGTCTACCTCCGCGGTTACCCCGCCATGCACAACGATCCCGAACTCACTGCCCTCGCCCGCCAGGTCGCCACTGAACTGCTCGGACCTGACCGCGTCTTCGACCGTGAACCGCTCATGGCCGGCGAGGACTTCGCCTTCGTCGCGCAGCGTGTGCCCGTCTGCATGATCAGCCTGGGAGTCGCGAACCCGGAGCGCGGTATCGTCTACCCACCGCACCATCCTCGGTTCGACCTCGACGAGGACGCACTCGCGGTCGGCGTCCGGCTGCTGACCGCCATCGCACTGCGCTATCTCGGGGCAGCGTGA
- a CDS encoding RidA family protein, translating to MEIEQRLAELGIELPPVPAPAGNYVHAVRTGNLLFLAGKGPWNPDGTMPTGKVGREVTVEEAYQHARSVGLVLLAVLKQELGDLDRVKRIVKVLGMVNAVPEFERHPEVINGCSDLFVEVFGERGRHARSAVGMSSLPRNITVEIEAIVEVE from the coding sequence ATGGAGATCGAACAGCGGCTCGCGGAACTCGGTATCGAATTGCCACCGGTGCCAGCACCGGCCGGAAACTATGTCCACGCCGTACGCACGGGGAATCTCCTGTTCTTGGCCGGCAAAGGACCGTGGAATCCAGATGGGACGATGCCGACGGGCAAGGTCGGACGCGAGGTCACGGTGGAAGAAGCCTACCAGCATGCACGGTCGGTCGGACTGGTCCTGCTGGCGGTCCTCAAACAGGAGCTCGGGGACCTGGATCGTGTGAAGCGGATCGTCAAAGTCTTGGGGATGGTCAACGCGGTGCCGGAGTTCGAGCGGCATCCGGAGGTGATCAACGGCTGCTCGGATCTCTTCGTCGAAGTGTTCGGAGAACGTGGCCGGCACGCCCGCTCGGCGGTCGGCATGAGCTCGCTACCCCGCAATATCACTGTCGAGATCGAGGCGATTGTCGAAGTGGAGTGA
- the fliF gene encoding flagellar basal-body MS-ring/collar protein FliF has product MLRRLSVYWDYVRERWDSLSQNRRVAIVAVALTAIFAVALLLLIQPPQQYAPLYTGLSADDAAAIIEQLRQQGVPYKLSNDGTTISVPVDQVAKLRLALAAQGLPKSGTLGFELFDRSSFGVTDFQQRVNYQRALEGELARTISQLDGVQSARVHLVIPEESLFSEQQQPTTAAVVLQLKPGSRLTDEQVRGVVHLVSAAVPGLQPEHVTVVDESGNALWSGGGVAAAGGMSDHLKAQRAFESALATQLQTIVARVVGNNNAAVQVSANFDWDQRQVDSEIYSPNGTQPQVRSQQERVQTTEGTATGPIGVPGVDSNVGTYQEGAAGQNQQRSELRETTVNYELSRQVERVVQAPGKIQRLSVAVVLNSAAVDPAVAEQVRDLVAAAAGIVPERGDEVTVSVVPFTTANAEEAAAQPSLMERLLEAARLGAIVLIPLIALLIAWRVLAAQRAALPPAPRYEVATEALPGGAAAASVAPGTVPGLGTQREAALKEPVGPPPTLRELQELAKKDPATVAHVVRAWLNEE; this is encoded by the coding sequence ATGCTGCGGCGTCTCTCGGTCTACTGGGACTACGTCCGTGAACGGTGGGATAGTCTGAGCCAGAACCGCCGGGTGGCGATCGTCGCCGTGGCGCTGACGGCGATCTTCGCCGTGGCCTTGCTCCTGTTGATCCAGCCGCCGCAGCAGTATGCGCCGCTCTACACCGGGCTTTCGGCCGACGACGCAGCGGCGATTATCGAGCAGCTCCGTCAGCAAGGAGTACCCTACAAGCTCAGCAACGACGGGACGACGATCAGCGTCCCGGTCGATCAGGTGGCCAAGTTGCGGTTGGCGCTGGCCGCGCAGGGGTTGCCGAAGAGCGGGACGCTCGGGTTCGAGCTCTTCGATCGCTCGTCGTTCGGCGTGACGGACTTCCAGCAACGCGTGAACTACCAGCGGGCACTCGAAGGGGAACTGGCTCGGACGATCAGCCAGCTCGACGGCGTCCAGTCAGCGCGGGTACATCTGGTGATCCCCGAGGAATCGCTGTTCAGCGAGCAGCAACAGCCGACGACTGCGGCAGTCGTGCTCCAGCTGAAGCCAGGCAGCCGGCTGACCGACGAGCAGGTGCGCGGGGTCGTGCATCTGGTCTCGGCGGCGGTGCCGGGACTGCAGCCGGAGCATGTCACGGTCGTCGACGAGAGCGGGAATGCGTTGTGGTCCGGCGGTGGCGTGGCCGCTGCGGGCGGCATGAGCGATCACCTGAAGGCACAGCGGGCGTTCGAGAGCGCGCTGGCGACGCAGTTGCAGACGATCGTGGCGCGGGTAGTGGGGAACAACAACGCTGCCGTGCAAGTGAGTGCGAACTTCGACTGGGACCAGCGGCAGGTCGACAGCGAGATCTACAGCCCGAACGGGACACAGCCGCAGGTGCGCAGCCAGCAGGAGCGCGTGCAGACGACAGAGGGAACAGCGACCGGGCCGATCGGTGTGCCGGGGGTCGACAGCAACGTCGGGACTTATCAGGAAGGTGCCGCCGGGCAGAACCAGCAGCGCAGCGAGCTGCGCGAGACGACGGTCAACTACGAACTCTCGCGGCAAGTGGAGCGTGTCGTCCAGGCGCCTGGGAAGATCCAGCGCCTTTCGGTCGCGGTCGTGTTGAACAGCGCGGCGGTCGATCCGGCAGTGGCCGAACAGGTGCGCGATCTCGTGGCCGCGGCGGCGGGAATCGTCCCGGAGCGTGGTGACGAGGTGACGGTGAGCGTGGTGCCGTTCACGACGGCGAACGCCGAAGAAGCCGCGGCCCAACCGTCGCTCATGGAGCGGCTGCTGGAAGCGGCTCGGTTGGGAGCGATCGTCCTCATCCCGCTGATCGCGCTCTTGATCGCCTGGCGCGTGCTAGCGGCGCAGCGCGCTGCACTCCCACCGGCTCCGCGTTACGAGGTCGCGACCGAGGCCTTGCCCGGTGGGGCAGCGGCGGCCAGTGTCGCGCCGGGTACGGTGCCCGGCCTCGGCACACAACGAGAAGCGGCACTCAAGGAACCGGTCGGGCCGCCGCCGACGCTCCGGGAACTCCAGGAGCTGGCGAAGAAGGATCCGGCGACAGTAGCACACGTTGTCCGTGCCTGGTTGAACGAGGAGTAA
- a CDS encoding DMT family transporter has product MVKGSEGSGWRRWIDGEAFLAVLIWGASFPIVKHGVDSFGPLSFAVLRLIVAIACLVLWLRLRDETLRIARSDWPRLALAGFGAMGIFQIVFLVGMRHTTSTHSALFLNTSPLWALPISWLVERERPRAAGLLGAALGFIGVVLMVGTPDPTGTATLLGDVLTLGAAICWVGVTMIPRPLVARYGAVPITTWLLILSLVVVGLAGASETVRSLATLPGWSAWGALLYTGILAMVGANVFWQRAVQRLGASTTLVYYYLQPGIAVALGAAFLGERVRLVQIVGLFAVFAGVLVAQRAAVREAVPQVAEKVGQRAD; this is encoded by the coding sequence ATGGTCAAGGGCAGTGAGGGATCGGGTTGGCGGCGGTGGATCGATGGTGAAGCGTTTCTCGCCGTGCTCATCTGGGGTGCGTCGTTTCCGATCGTCAAGCACGGTGTCGACTCGTTCGGACCGTTGTCGTTTGCGGTTCTGCGACTCATCGTCGCGATCGCGTGCCTGGTACTCTGGCTCCGCCTGCGGGACGAAACGCTCCGGATCGCACGCAGTGACTGGCCGCGGCTGGCGCTCGCTGGATTCGGTGCGATGGGGATCTTCCAGATCGTGTTTCTCGTCGGGATGCGCCATACGACGTCAACGCACAGCGCGTTGTTCCTCAACACGAGTCCACTCTGGGCCCTTCCGATCTCCTGGTTGGTGGAGCGCGAGCGACCGCGTGCAGCGGGGCTCCTCGGTGCCGCGCTCGGTTTCATCGGGGTGGTCCTGATGGTCGGGACACCTGATCCGACGGGGACGGCAACGCTTCTCGGCGACGTGCTGACGCTCGGAGCCGCGATCTGCTGGGTGGGAGTGACGATGATTCCGCGTCCGCTCGTGGCCCGCTACGGTGCAGTACCGATCACGACGTGGTTACTGATTCTGAGTCTCGTTGTCGTCGGGCTCGCTGGGGCGAGCGAGACGGTGCGGTCGCTCGCGACGCTCCCGGGGTGGAGTGCGTGGGGGGCGCTCCTGTACACCGGCATTCTGGCGATGGTGGGTGCCAACGTGTTCTGGCAACGAGCTGTCCAACGCCTGGGTGCCTCGACGACACTCGTCTATTACTATCTGCAACCAGGCATTGCCGTGGCGCTCGGCGCAGCCTTCCTCGGCGAACGCGTTCGTCTCGTGCAGATCGTCGGGCTGTTCGCGGTGTTCGCCGGTGTGCTGGTCGCCCAACGAGCTGCGGTCAGGGAAGCGGTGCCTCAGGTAGCGGAGAAGGTGGGTCAGCGGGCCGATTGA
- the fliG gene encoding flagellar motor switch protein FliG: MTAQVPTRPGQQPERLKGAAKAAALLMALGPDYSAKVLQHLQEHEIEVITVKVATMPRLNEEEVHQVLNEAHEMAVVHRYLAVGGIEYAREMLARAMGLERANALIDRVVTMNPPAPFEFLRKSDPRQMAMFLQNEHPQTIALILSYLPPVQAAAVISHLNEDLQAEVARRIATIDRTPAEIVKRVEEIMRRRMSSLLTQDSRTVGGVPHLVAILSKVDRSTEKHILERLTEVDPMLAEEVRKLMFTFDDLILLDDRSLQRVLREVDMRDLALALKAARDELKEKIFRNMSQRAAELLREEISYLGPVRIRAVEEAQQRIVAIVRRLEEAEEIVISRGEEAILG, from the coding sequence ATGACGGCGCAGGTGCCGACACGACCAGGCCAGCAACCGGAGCGCCTGAAGGGCGCAGCGAAAGCGGCAGCCCTCTTGATGGCGCTTGGGCCGGACTACTCGGCGAAGGTACTCCAGCATCTCCAGGAACACGAGATCGAGGTGATCACCGTCAAGGTCGCGACGATGCCGCGTCTCAACGAAGAGGAGGTACACCAGGTACTCAACGAGGCGCACGAGATGGCGGTCGTACACCGCTACCTCGCGGTCGGTGGCATCGAGTACGCACGCGAGATGCTGGCGCGAGCGATGGGACTCGAGCGCGCGAACGCATTGATCGATCGGGTCGTGACGATGAACCCGCCGGCGCCGTTCGAGTTCCTGCGGAAGTCGGATCCGCGGCAGATGGCGATGTTCCTGCAGAACGAACACCCGCAGACGATCGCGTTGATCCTGTCGTACCTGCCGCCGGTGCAGGCGGCAGCCGTGATCAGCCATCTCAACGAGGACTTGCAGGCGGAAGTCGCTCGACGGATCGCGACGATCGATCGCACACCGGCTGAGATCGTCAAGCGGGTCGAGGAGATCATGCGACGGCGGATGTCCTCGCTGCTCACTCAGGATTCGCGGACGGTCGGTGGTGTGCCACATCTCGTGGCGATCCTGAGCAAGGTCGACCGCAGCACGGAGAAACACATCCTCGAGCGACTCACCGAAGTCGATCCCATGCTGGCGGAAGAAGTTCGCAAGCTGATGTTCACGTTCGATGACCTGATTTTGCTCGATGACCGCTCGCTCCAGCGCGTCCTGCGCGAGGTCGACATGCGGGATCTGGCGCTGGCGCTCAAGGCGGCGCGGGACGAACTCAAAGAGAAGATCTTCCGCAACATGTCGCAGCGAGCGGCCGAGCTGCTGCGGGAAGAGATCAGTTACCTCGGGCCGGTCCGGATCCGAGCTGTGGAAGAAGCGCAGCAGCGGATCGTCGCGATCGTGCGGCGCCTGGAAGAGGCCGAAGAAATCGTGATCTCACGCGGCGAGGAGGCGATCCTTGGCTAG
- a CDS encoding aldehyde ferredoxin oxidoreductase family protein, producing the protein MQAVHGRALLVDLGTGDARAFPIPPEVSRSVLGGTGLATRLLLDFAPPRVDPWAPENPFVIATGPFIGTGLTTSSKLAIATTSPQTGFIGDSLTSSYFALVLRRTGFDGLVLIGQAPDWSVLVVEDDRVNLRPAHDLLGLDPEATAAALRAELGRDVRVAAIGRAGERLVRFAAVVNDGRLAGRTGPGAVLGAKRLKAVAVRGTGRFPPVADPAAVASAARRLAERSLGPETAKYRELGTVANLAFFSRLGVLPTRNFSAGSFPAAEALAGERLVTAHHADRQACAACTVGCEHHFRTTDAGPPATVRLEYETLFALGSLCGIDDPNVVLRAAALCDQYGMDAISAGGTIAWAMECVERGIALPGDPADWPRFGDGMSLLRTLEAIGERRGPLGDLLAEGSRRAAEIIGQGSESWAMHVKGLELPGYHPKKLRAMALGFAVTPRGACHNRTSAYEIDFSEQTSDQYERIALETARNEDRSAVLDALPLCKFLRHCFDDFFAEAAELVTLVTGMACNPDELRVIGERIVTLKKLFNLRQGWTRSDDTLPPRLLGPDGIDPAELDALVAAYYRVRGWTPDGLVPPTRLHELGLDSLVEHIAAGR; encoded by the coding sequence ATGCAAGCCGTCCATGGTCGCGCGCTCCTAGTCGATCTCGGTACTGGAGATGCACGAGCCTTCCCGATTCCGCCAGAGGTCTCCCGCTCGGTCCTCGGTGGTACCGGACTGGCCACCCGGCTGCTCCTCGACTTCGCTCCGCCGCGGGTCGATCCATGGGCACCTGAAAACCCCTTCGTCATCGCCACCGGGCCCTTCATCGGCACCGGACTGACCACCTCGAGCAAACTCGCGATCGCCACCACTTCGCCGCAGACCGGCTTCATCGGCGATTCCCTGACCTCGAGTTATTTCGCGCTGGTGCTTCGCCGGACCGGCTTCGATGGTCTCGTCCTCATCGGCCAGGCACCCGACTGGTCGGTTCTCGTCGTCGAAGACGATCGCGTGAACCTCCGGCCAGCACACGACCTCCTCGGTCTCGATCCGGAGGCGACGGCTGCTGCCCTGCGCGCCGAACTCGGCCGCGATGTACGGGTCGCCGCGATCGGCCGGGCAGGCGAACGTTTGGTGCGGTTCGCTGCCGTCGTCAACGACGGCCGGTTAGCTGGCCGAACTGGCCCCGGCGCTGTCCTCGGCGCCAAGCGACTCAAGGCAGTCGCGGTGCGAGGTACCGGACGCTTCCCGCCGGTCGCTGATCCCGCTGCAGTCGCGAGCGCCGCCCGCCGTCTCGCTGAGCGGAGCCTCGGCCCCGAAACCGCGAAATACCGCGAGCTTGGCACGGTCGCGAATCTTGCCTTCTTCAGTCGGCTCGGTGTCCTGCCGACCCGCAACTTCTCCGCGGGGAGCTTCCCTGCTGCTGAGGCACTCGCTGGGGAACGACTGGTAACGGCGCACCATGCCGACCGCCAAGCCTGTGCTGCCTGTACCGTTGGCTGTGAGCATCACTTCCGGACGACCGATGCGGGCCCACCGGCGACGGTCCGCCTCGAATACGAGACCCTCTTCGCGCTCGGCTCCTTGTGCGGAATCGATGATCCGAATGTCGTCCTGCGGGCGGCTGCACTCTGCGACCAGTATGGGATGGATGCGATCAGTGCCGGCGGCACGATCGCCTGGGCCATGGAGTGTGTCGAACGGGGGATCGCGTTGCCCGGTGACCCGGCCGACTGGCCACGCTTCGGCGACGGGATGAGTCTGCTCCGCACGCTCGAGGCGATCGGTGAGCGACGCGGCCCGCTCGGCGATCTTCTCGCCGAAGGCTCGAGGCGAGCAGCGGAAATCATCGGGCAGGGAAGCGAAAGCTGGGCGATGCACGTGAAAGGGCTGGAACTTCCTGGCTACCATCCCAAGAAGCTCCGCGCAATGGCCCTCGGCTTCGCCGTAACGCCGCGCGGCGCGTGCCACAACCGGACTTCGGCCTATGAGATCGACTTCTCCGAGCAGACCAGCGATCAGTACGAGCGCATCGCGTTGGAAACCGCGCGCAACGAGGACCGTTCTGCTGTCCTCGACGCCCTGCCGCTCTGCAAGTTTCTTCGCCACTGCTTCGACGACTTCTTTGCCGAAGCAGCGGAATTGGTCACTCTGGTCACTGGGATGGCCTGCAATCCAGACGAACTGCGCGTGATCGGTGAACGGATCGTGACCTTGAAGAAGCTCTTCAACCTCCGGCAAGGCTGGACACGATCCGACGACACGCTTCCACCCCGACTCCTCGGCCCTGATGGGATCGATCCAGCTGAACTCGATGCGCTCGTCGCGGCATACTACCGTGTACGGGGCTGGACCCCGGACGGTCTCGTGCCGCCGACTCGGTTGCACGAACTGGGTTTGGATTCCCTGGTCGAACACATAGCAGCCGGGCGCTGA
- a CDS encoding PQQ-dependent sugar dehydrogenase, whose amino-acid sequence MGQWSLQPGHSAWRRIGRSTRRSLLLAMLLLPACNLGIRRTVGTPPAMSPTATSMPGPAVPSPAPSPTPTAPRPTVTMAPPPAPTTTPEPTPLPTGPVPLRVETIASGLEAPWELAFAPDGRIFLSERPGRVRVVLDGQLVPQPLLTVPVAAVGEGGLLGLALHPDFTATHWVFLYYTYREGNQLWNRVVRYTETDGHLVDPIVLIDRIPGATIHDGGRIAFGPDGKLYVTTGDARNPDAAQDLTSLAGKILRLEPDGSIPADNPFPGSPVWSYGHRNPQGLAWTAEGRLYATEHGPTGDLGLAAHDEVNLIEPGRNYGWPDVVGTLVRRERPDAVLPVIESGATTWAPSGATFVRSGRIPQWLGNLLFAGLRSQTLWRLVLAPDGRSAQQLEALYQGEFGRLRTVVEGPDGAIYLLTSNRDGRGSPQRDDDRLLRIVPA is encoded by the coding sequence ATGGGCCAATGGTCACTGCAGCCAGGGCACTCAGCATGGCGCCGGATCGGCCGCTCCACCCGACGCTCGTTGCTCCTGGCCATGTTGCTGCTTCCTGCTTGCAACCTGGGTATCCGCCGAACCGTGGGGACACCACCAGCCATGAGTCCGACCGCAACCAGCATGCCCGGACCAGCAGTCCCCTCACCGGCACCTTCTCCCACACCAACTGCGCCACGTCCTACCGTGACGATGGCTCCTCCACCCGCACCCACCACGACTCCAGAACCGACACCGCTCCCCACCGGCCCGGTGCCGCTCCGTGTCGAGACGATCGCGAGCGGCCTCGAGGCCCCCTGGGAACTCGCCTTCGCACCGGACGGGCGAATCTTCCTCAGCGAGCGCCCGGGGCGGGTCCGTGTCGTTCTCGACGGCCAGCTCGTGCCTCAGCCGCTTCTCACAGTCCCGGTCGCCGCCGTCGGGGAAGGCGGCCTCCTCGGTCTCGCCCTCCATCCCGATTTCACAGCCACCCATTGGGTGTTCCTTTACTACACCTACCGCGAGGGCAATCAGCTCTGGAACCGCGTCGTGCGCTATACGGAAACCGACGGGCATCTGGTCGATCCGATCGTTCTGATCGATCGGATCCCTGGTGCCACGATCCACGACGGTGGACGCATCGCCTTCGGCCCGGACGGCAAGCTCTACGTGACGACCGGCGATGCGCGCAACCCCGACGCAGCACAAGACCTCACCTCACTCGCCGGGAAGATCCTCCGCCTCGAACCGGACGGCTCCATTCCTGCTGACAACCCGTTTCCTGGCTCGCCGGTCTGGTCGTACGGCCATCGCAACCCGCAGGGGCTCGCCTGGACGGCTGAGGGACGGCTCTACGCCACCGAGCACGGTCCCACCGGAGACCTCGGCCTGGCAGCACACGACGAGGTCAACCTGATCGAACCGGGTCGCAACTACGGCTGGCCCGACGTGGTCGGCACGCTCGTCCGCCGGGAACGACCCGATGCGGTCTTACCGGTCATCGAGAGTGGCGCAACCACCTGGGCTCCCAGTGGTGCGACGTTCGTCCGCTCGGGGCGCATCCCGCAGTGGCTAGGCAATCTCCTCTTCGCTGGTCTGCGGAGCCAAACGCTCTGGCGACTCGTCCTCGCGCCGGATGGACGGAGCGCCCAGCAACTCGAAGCGCTCTACCAGGGCGAGTTCGGACGCCTCCGGACCGTCGTCGAGGGGCCGGACGGCGCCATCTACCTCCTCACCAGCAACCGCGACGGCCGGGGCAGCCCACAACGCGACGACGATCGCCTCCTCCGTATCGTGCCAGCGTGA
- the flgC gene encoding flagellar basal body rod protein FlgC: protein MGIFETMRVSLSALTAQRVRMDVTASNLANVDTTRTPQGGPYLRRQVVFATEQPDAFARLVQTRTGLVPSAPSAARGVRVAGIVVDQQAVREVYDPTHPDADENGIVRYPDIDVVSEMTNLMAATRAYEANVTVLESLKAMAMRALSIGRA, encoded by the coding sequence ATGGGGATCTTCGAGACGATGCGCGTCAGCCTCTCGGCGCTCACGGCACAGCGCGTGCGGATGGACGTGACCGCCTCGAACCTGGCGAACGTCGACACGACGAGGACGCCGCAAGGTGGGCCGTATCTCCGGCGTCAGGTCGTCTTCGCAACGGAGCAACCAGATGCGTTCGCGCGGCTGGTGCAGACGCGCACGGGACTCGTGCCGTCGGCACCGAGTGCAGCGCGCGGCGTGCGGGTGGCCGGGATCGTCGTCGACCAGCAAGCCGTGCGTGAGGTCTACGACCCGACGCACCCGGACGCGGACGAGAACGGAATCGTCCGGTACCCGGACATCGACGTGGTCAGCGAGATGACGAATCTCATGGCAGCGACCCGTGCCTATGAAGCGAACGTAACCGTGCTCGAGTCGCTCAAAGCGATGGCGATGCGCGCGTTGAGCATCGGCCGCGCATGA
- a CDS encoding TerC family protein → MITVFLGRLLSIVLIDLVLSGDNALVIGMAAHQLPPRQRRWAIVLGGAGAIALRVLFTALAALLLAIPLLRAMGGLLVGWIGFKLVREESEARVLAPALSLWEAIQTITLADFVMSFDNMLAVGGASHGTVELLAFGLLLSMPLILFGSGVIAALLDRVRWLVWIGVGVLAVTGGRMIVEDPIVSAWLGESLAWPAVGLFSTAIGIVALWPSMRRRLRREQAGGHPVRQDETRHAR, encoded by the coding sequence GTGATCACGGTCTTTCTCGGACGGCTCCTCAGTATCGTTCTGATCGACCTCGTGCTCAGCGGGGACAATGCGCTGGTCATCGGGATGGCGGCTCATCAGTTACCGCCGCGCCAGCGTCGCTGGGCGATCGTTCTCGGTGGGGCAGGGGCGATCGCGCTGCGCGTGCTCTTCACCGCCCTGGCGGCACTGCTCCTGGCGATCCCGCTCCTCCGAGCGATGGGTGGGCTGCTGGTCGGCTGGATCGGCTTCAAGCTCGTGCGTGAGGAGAGCGAGGCGCGGGTGCTTGCGCCGGCGCTGTCGCTCTGGGAAGCGATCCAGACGATCACGCTCGCGGATTTCGTTATGAGTTTCGACAACATGCTGGCGGTCGGCGGGGCTTCACATGGAACGGTCGAGCTCCTCGCGTTCGGTCTCCTGCTTTCGATGCCGCTGATCCTGTTCGGGAGTGGGGTGATCGCGGCTTTGCTCGATCGTGTGCGATGGCTCGTGTGGATCGGCGTCGGTGTTTTGGCAGTCACCGGTGGACGCATGATCGTCGAAGACCCGATCGTCTCGGCCTGGTTGGGAGAGTCGCTGGCGTGGCCAGCAGTAGGCCTCTTCAGCACCGCGATCGGGATCGTGGCACTCTGGCCGAGCATGCGGCGGCGCTTGCGTCGAGAGCAGGCTGGAGGGCACCCGGTGCGACAGGATGAGACGCGGCACGCGAGGTGA
- a CDS encoding MoaD/ThiS family protein — MTRETKTLRVELYGLPALLIGQRRIEVAAATLQELVHTLAAQFPPLCGTVIDPERHWLNRGYTFVVDGRFTRDPATPLRPDSEVLLVAAQAGG, encoded by the coding sequence ATGACGCGCGAAACGAAAACACTTCGAGTCGAACTGTACGGTCTTCCAGCGCTCCTCATCGGCCAACGCCGTATCGAGGTCGCTGCAGCGACCTTGCAGGAGCTGGTCCACACTCTCGCAGCACAGTTCCCTCCACTGTGTGGCACCGTCATTGACCCCGAACGGCACTGGCTCAACCGTGGCTATACCTTCGTCGTCGATGGCCGGTTCACTCGCGACCCGGCCACACCGCTCCGCCCTGACTCGGAAGTCCTCCTCGTCGCTGCTCAGGCTGGAGGCTGA
- the fliE gene encoding flagellar hook-basal body complex protein FliE, with the protein MSISPIAPIVADITPVGAANSPTAAARPSFGQVLERAFGALNEQINEADRLAVALAAGEDVDLHQVMIALETASIGLQAALQIRNRALEAYREVMSMPI; encoded by the coding sequence ATGAGCATCTCGCCGATCGCGCCGATCGTTGCAGATATCACACCAGTCGGAGCCGCGAACTCGCCGACAGCAGCTGCTCGTCCATCGTTCGGCCAGGTGCTGGAGCGCGCCTTCGGTGCCCTGAACGAGCAGATCAACGAGGCAGACCGCTTGGCGGTCGCGCTCGCGGCGGGCGAGGACGTCGATCTGCATCAGGTGATGATCGCGCTCGAGACGGCCTCGATCGGCTTGCAAGCGGCATTGCAGATCCGGAACCGGGCGCTGGAAGCCTATCGTGAAGTGATGTCGATGCCGATCTGA